In a single window of the Synergistaceae bacterium genome:
- the sucD gene encoding succinate--CoA ligase subunit alpha yields the protein MSILLTKETRAVVQGATGRIGRKQTEWMLEYGTKIVAGVTPGHGGEVLKEFGDLPVYDCVADAVTERQANATVLFVPAPLLRNAVLESAAAGMNLIVAVPEHVPVHDTLQMRCFARERGTTLIGPNSAGLISPGIGKLGILPGNMFTAGRVGLISRSGTLAYEVAGYLGEKGCGQSTVVGLGGDPVTGTSLSELLEMFEEDPETDAVVVVGEIGGTAEVGAAKQVARMKKRVVFFMAGRSAPAGRTLGHAGAIIRGQTGTIEYKTRCLEEAGAGVASSIDTICDFLL from the coding sequence ATGAGCATACTGCTGACGAAGGAAACCCGGGCTGTCGTTCAGGGCGCGACGGGGCGCATCGGACGAAAACAGACGGAGTGGATGCTGGAATATGGGACGAAAATCGTGGCGGGGGTGACTCCCGGCCACGGGGGAGAGGTTCTGAAGGAATTTGGGGATCTGCCGGTGTACGACTGCGTCGCCGACGCGGTGACGGAGCGACAGGCCAACGCCACGGTGCTCTTCGTTCCGGCGCCGCTGCTGCGAAACGCCGTTCTGGAGAGCGCGGCGGCCGGTATGAACCTGATCGTGGCGGTCCCTGAGCACGTTCCCGTTCACGATACGCTTCAGATGAGATGCTTCGCCCGGGAAAGGGGAACAACCCTGATCGGCCCCAACAGCGCGGGGCTTATCTCACCGGGGATCGGCAAGCTGGGCATTCTGCCGGGGAACATGTTCACGGCCGGCAGGGTCGGCCTGATCTCCCGGAGCGGCACTCTGGCCTACGAAGTGGCGGGGTACCTCGGGGAGAAGGGCTGCGGACAGAGCACCGTTGTGGGCCTGGGGGGCGATCCCGTGACGGGAACCTCCCTGAGCGAGCTGCTGGAGATGTTTGAGGAAGATCCCGAGACCGACGCCGTGGTGGTGGTCGGTGAAATCGGAGGAACAGCGGAGGTTGGCGCGGCGAAACAGGTCGCCCGAATGAAAAAACGGGTGGTTTTCTTCATGGCCGGACGAAGCGCGCCGGCAGGGCGGACTCTGGGCCACGCCGGCGCCATCATCCGGGGCCAGACGGGAACCATCGAATACAAAACCCGGTGTCTCGAAGAAGCGGGGGCCGGAGTGGCTTCCTCCATCGACACGATCTGCGATTTTTTGCTGTGA
- a CDS encoding succinate--CoA ligase subunit beta, giving the protein MKLNEFQGKGLLEKTGIPLPKGKVASSPGEVRLLAEEATGDCVLKAQIPAGGRGRAGLVRSASSPEEAERVSKEIFGKTHRGCLVEKVLVEEKLDIESELYLSFGLNADEGAVDMLVSRSGGVDIESAAEKDAAAISRTTFSPLKPPEEYEVRSVWRKLGFQGPLLLKLADVSWRLGRLFFSQDLMLAEINPLAVLKNGAVVAADAKMEADDNALFRHPEMGSAKDALTNPMERQAFEIGVTCVLTEGTVGVIASGAGLAMNTMDILASRGAAAANFLETGGGINAVLMRDSVKLLMNDSRVQGLIINLYGGVNPMVAAAEGIVAGWKECSGKIPVVVKILGNQQEAAWKIVEDAGLPVVKNVHTEKAVDLLLEKMASEGTFKPKGTFRK; this is encoded by the coding sequence ATGAAACTGAACGAATTTCAGGGTAAGGGACTTTTAGAGAAAACGGGAATTCCTCTTCCGAAGGGAAAGGTGGCTTCTTCCCCCGGGGAGGTTCGCCTTCTCGCGGAAGAAGCGACGGGGGACTGCGTCCTGAAGGCGCAGATCCCGGCCGGAGGCCGGGGCAGGGCGGGGCTGGTTCGAAGCGCCTCATCTCCGGAAGAAGCGGAACGAGTTTCGAAGGAAATTTTCGGCAAAACCCATCGGGGATGCCTTGTGGAAAAAGTTCTGGTCGAAGAAAAACTCGACATTGAAAGTGAATTGTATCTCAGCTTTGGCCTGAACGCCGACGAGGGCGCGGTGGATATGCTGGTCAGCCGGTCCGGAGGCGTCGACATTGAGTCGGCTGCGGAAAAGGACGCGGCGGCCATTTCCCGGACGACCTTTTCTCCGCTGAAGCCCCCCGAGGAATACGAGGTGCGAAGCGTGTGGCGGAAGCTGGGCTTTCAGGGGCCCCTTCTGCTGAAACTGGCCGACGTCTCCTGGAGGCTGGGGCGGCTTTTCTTCTCTCAGGACCTGATGCTGGCGGAAATCAACCCCCTGGCGGTTCTGAAAAACGGCGCGGTGGTCGCCGCGGACGCGAAAATGGAGGCCGATGACAACGCGCTGTTCCGGCATCCCGAAATGGGAAGCGCGAAGGACGCCCTGACGAACCCCATGGAGCGGCAGGCCTTCGAGATCGGCGTGACCTGCGTCCTGACGGAGGGAACGGTGGGGGTCATCGCCAGCGGCGCGGGACTGGCCATGAACACCATGGACATCCTCGCTTCGAGAGGGGCCGCGGCCGCGAATTTCCTCGAAACGGGCGGAGGCATCAACGCCGTCCTGATGCGGGACTCCGTGAAACTTCTGATGAACGATTCTCGCGTGCAGGGCCTCATCATCAACCTTTACGGGGGGGTCAATCCCATGGTCGCCGCTGCGGAGGGCATCGTGGCCGGATGGAAGGAATGCTCCGGAAAAATTCCCGTGGTCGTCAAAATTTTGGGAAATCAGCAGGAGGCGGCCTGGAAAATCGTGGAAGACGCGGGGCTGCCCGTGGTCAAAAACGTCCATACGGAAAAGGCCGTGGACCTGCTGCTGGAAAAAATGGCGTCGGAAGGGACGTTTAAGCCGAAAGGGACTTTCAGAAAATGA
- a CDS encoding aminopeptidase produces the protein MLMLEMMKGARVLLEVCAGMKKGEKLLIVTDTMSPEVVSRALYMAAREMDIAAHIITMPVPQTGGEPSAVVAAAMQAADVILSPTTRTLFHTKATLDACNKGARLFSLTECDEWILIRNGVEADFVAISPVVKALGKFFDEGREIHVTSPGGTDFKASIVGRGGIVNTCICHEPGMRSGFPDIEANVPSIETEGEGVIVIDASASMGIGLVDSPVKLFVEKGKVVKIEGGTSATQLRTILEDAQDPNVYAIAEIAVGLNPFSPVCGKIIYDEGRYGTGHFAVGDNTRQGGVNKAPLHLDMVYWSPTFRVDGKLIVEDGKPVTGIACKALPGSR, from the coding sequence ATGTTGATGCTGGAAATGATGAAAGGCGCGCGCGTTCTGCTTGAGGTTTGCGCGGGGATGAAGAAGGGTGAGAAACTGCTGATCGTGACGGACACGATGTCTCCGGAGGTCGTTTCAAGGGCGCTGTACATGGCGGCCAGAGAAATGGATATTGCGGCTCACATCATCACGATGCCCGTCCCTCAAACAGGGGGAGAACCCTCAGCGGTTGTAGCCGCCGCCATGCAGGCCGCTGACGTTATCCTTTCTCCCACCACTCGTACCCTTTTCCATACGAAGGCCACTTTGGACGCCTGCAACAAGGGCGCGCGCCTTTTCAGTCTGACCGAATGCGATGAGTGGATTCTCATCCGAAATGGAGTGGAGGCGGACTTCGTCGCTATCAGCCCTGTGGTGAAGGCACTGGGCAAATTTTTCGACGAGGGCCGGGAGATTCACGTCACCTCCCCCGGAGGAACGGATTTCAAAGCCTCCATTGTAGGCCGGGGGGGCATCGTCAACACCTGCATATGCCACGAGCCTGGCATGAGAAGCGGCTTTCCGGATATTGAGGCCAACGTCCCCTCCATTGAGACTGAGGGTGAAGGCGTCATCGTCATCGACGCCAGCGCCTCCATGGGAATCGGGCTGGTCGACAGCCCTGTGAAGCTCTTCGTTGAAAAGGGAAAGGTCGTCAAAATCGAGGGAGGTACGTCAGCAACCCAGCTTCGAACCATTTTGGAGGACGCGCAGGATCCCAACGTTTACGCCATAGCGGAAATCGCCGTAGGCCTGAATCCCTTCTCACCGGTTTGCGGCAAGATCATTTATGACGAAGGGCGTTACGGTACGGGGCATTTTGCCGTGGGAGACAATACCCGTCAGGGCGGCGTGAACAAAGCGCCTCTGCACCTGGATATGGTCTACTGGAGCCCCACTTTCAGGGTAGATGGAAAACTCATCGTGGAAGACGGCAAACCCGTAACGGGTATAGCCTGCAAGGCCCTGCCAGGCTCCAGGTAA
- a CDS encoding 4Fe-4S dicluster domain-containing protein gives MKGIVTILRFVPSIDRAPHYEDYSFDYIPGIKVLDVLHQVREKYDRDLSYRWGCRDGSCGLCGVMVDGQPALVCKQEASRNMTLTPLAHLLPEKDLIVRRDSAEREFSFLPHFHPGSTTLPEARILDGRLELRYLAGRCVNCRCCQAVCPVKRRHPHNFWGPALFARIAKILFDPRNGGSHEAALEGSGIVKCVECGRCSAVCPHKADPCRLIAAMK, from the coding sequence ATGAAGGGTATCGTGACGATACTGCGGTTTGTCCCCTCCATCGACAGAGCGCCGCATTACGAGGACTACAGTTTTGATTATATTCCCGGCATAAAGGTCCTGGATGTGCTGCATCAGGTGCGTGAAAAATATGACCGGGACCTGAGTTATCGTTGGGGCTGTCGGGACGGCAGCTGCGGGTTATGTGGCGTTATGGTCGACGGTCAGCCCGCTCTCGTCTGTAAGCAGGAGGCCTCCCGTAACATGACTCTGACGCCGCTGGCTCATCTCCTGCCGGAAAAGGATTTAATCGTGCGCAGAGACTCTGCGGAGAGGGAATTTTCTTTTTTACCCCATTTCCACCCCGGGAGCACCACTCTCCCTGAAGCACGGATTTTGGACGGGCGGCTGGAACTGCGGTATCTGGCGGGCCGTTGTGTAAACTGCCGATGCTGCCAGGCTGTTTGCCCTGTGAAAAGACGGCATCCTCACAATTTTTGGGGCCCCGCTCTTTTTGCGCGTATAGCGAAGATCCTGTTCGACCCCCGGAACGGAGGCAGCCATGAAGCCGCTCTGGAAGGGAGTGGAATCGTGAAATGCGTCGAATGCGGGCGATGTTCCGCAGTTTGTCCGCATAAAGCGGACCCCTGTCGATTGATCGCTGCAATGAAATAA